A single genomic interval of Musa acuminata AAA Group cultivar baxijiao chromosome BXJ3-4, Cavendish_Baxijiao_AAA, whole genome shotgun sequence harbors:
- the LOC103980706 gene encoding protein LPA3 gives MPISIPSSTSGPPSATVYSLPNSVQLHHRPDRSRCFRSTSPSCKLNRFSTPPPRQKVDVGTSRCLGCSRSAWGAKRKDSASCSVTANRDGEVESGVEFPRDYFELLQQAKEATALALKDDKQLLEIEFPTSGLESVPGDGEGGIEMTECMQLIRGFCDRLIAPEKSTRTRVFFPEANEVEFARRSAFEGTALKLDYLTNPSFFEDFGFITKVKMTDRVKPDDEMFLVAYPYFNVNEMLVVEELYKEAVVNTRRRLIIFNGELDRIRSGYYPQFFYPKLAALTKTFLPKLETVYYIHNFKGLKGGTLFRSYPGPWKVLRKLRGRYICLHQQEEMPSLKEVALNILPSA, from the exons ATGCCTATCTCCATCCCTTCTTCGACCTCCGGGCCACCGTCGGCCACCGTCTATTCACTCCCTAACTCGGTACAGCTCCACCACCGCCCCGATCGATCCCGGTGCTTCCGATCCACTTCGCCATCTTGCAAGCTGAACCGCTTCAGCACTCCGCCGCCGCGCCAAAAGGTTGACGTTGGGACGAGTCGATGCCTCGGCTGTAGCAGATCTGCGTGGGGGGCGAAGAGAAAGGACTCTGCTTCGTGCTCGGTCACCGCTAACCGTGACGGCGAAGTCGAGTCCGGCGTGGAATTTCCCCGAGACTACTTCGAGCTCCTCCAGCAG GCGAAAGAAGCAACTGCACTGGCTTTAAAGGATGACAAGCAACTGCTG GAGATTGAGTTTCCTACTTCTGGACTAGAATCTGTGCCAG GTGATGGTGAGGGGGGGATTGAGATGACCGAATGCATGCAGCTAATCAGAGGATTCTGTGATCGCCTAATAGCTCCCGAAAAATCTACTCGAACGCGAGTG TTCTTCCCAGAGGCAAATGAAGTTGAATTTGCAAGAAGATCAGCATTTGAAGGGACTGCACTAAAGCTTGATTACCTAACAAATCCATCATTTTTTGAGGATTTTGGTTTCATAACCAAAGTCAAAATGACAGATCGCGTAAAGCCAGACGACGAAATGTTCTTGGTTGCATATCCCTACTTCAATGTCAATG AAATGCTTGTGGTGGAAGAACTTTACAAGGAAGCAGTTGTAAATACCAGGCGAAGGCTAATTATCTTCAATGGAGAACTTGATcggatcagaagtggat ATTATCCACAATTCTTCTATCCCAAGTTGGCTGCACTTACCAAGACATTCCTACCCAAGTTGGAGACAGTCTACTACATTCACAACTTTAAAGGACTCAAAGGAGGAACACTTTTCAG GTCTTACCCTGGTCCATGGAAGGTATTGAGAAAATTAAGAGGTAGATACATATGTTTGCATCAGCAAGAAGAGATGCCATCACTGAAGGAAGTTGCACTCAACATTCTTCCATCAGCATAA